GTCCGAGTCCTTGCGGGCGCAGATTCGCAGTATCAACCAGGCGACCCGTAACGCCTCGGACGGGATCAGTTTGACGCAAATCGCCGACGGCGCCGCTTCGGTCGTCGGCTCTCTGTTGGCGAGAATGCGGGAGTTGGCATCCCAGGCATCCAGCGGCACCGTCGGCTCGACGGAGCGGTCTTACATCGATCAAGAGTTCATTGCCCTGCGGTCTGAAATCGACCGGATCGCGCAAACCACCGAATTCAACGGTCAGGCCTTGACCAGCGGCTCCACCATCAGCTTCTCGATCGCGATCGGGTTTCGGAGCGGTACGGGCAACACCTTGTCGTTGGACTTGAACGACATCACGACAACGTCCTTAGGGCTCAGCAGTGTCAATGTGTCGACGTCCGGCAACGCCACGAGCGCCCTGGCAAACATTGACAATGCCATCAGCGCGGTTGCGACCGCCCGAGCCGAGTACGGGTCCCTGCAAAACCGGCTGGAGGCCACGATTACAAACCTCCAAGTGACGAGCGAAAACCTGACGGCTGCCGAATCCCGTATCCGCGATGCGGACATCGCCTACGAGACGTCGGTGTTTACCAAGAACCAGATTCTGGTTCAGACCGGCATCTCGGTTCTGGCGCAGGCAAACACGCTGCCGCAACAGGCTTTGGCCTTGTTGCAGCGGTAGGTGACAGAAGGGGCGGCCGCTCGTCGCGATAAACGCCGAGCGGCCGCCCGTCGGCTGGATTTGGCAATGAGGTTGCCATGATTACACAAGCTGTCGGCAAGGCGGATCTTTTGGCTCTGCTCCACAGAGAACCGCGTTCGGATCGCGCTTTGATGAAAGAGGCGGATTCGAGTCGAAAAACGACGCTTCCATCCCGTACCGAGACCGAGAATTTCTTTCATCGCATCGACGGCTGGCGTGGAGAGCTGAGCGTAGCGGTGCGGACCGTTGAGGACATGCTGAAATCGGCGGGTCTTCAGGTCAAGCTTCTTGTGGATGAGAAAACCGATCAGGTTGTGGTGAAGGTGATCAAAGAATCGGGCGAGGTGATTCGTCAATTCCCTCCCGAAGAGATTTTAGAGTTGGCGAGATATTTGTCCGAAGAGCGGATGGATCAGCCGGACAAAGGCGTCTTGCTGGAGGAGCGGGCCTGAGAAACCGGGCGTGCTATTCTTCTCGCGGCTTGTGAGGAAGGAGACGTATGGCGACAATCAGTTTCGGCGGGCTCGGCAACGGGGTCGA
This sequence is a window from Candidatus Nitrospira inopinata. Protein-coding genes within it:
- a CDS encoding flagellin N-terminal helical domain-containing protein, encoding MALIVNNNPASIAAQRNLTVSTNALQRSVERLSSGLRITRAADDAAGLGLSESLRAQIRSINQATRNASDGISLTQIADGAASVVGSLLARMRELASQASSGTVGSTERSYIDQEFIALRSEIDRIAQTTEFNGQALTSGSTISFSIAIGFRSGTGNTLSLDLNDITTTSLGLSSVNVSTSGNATSALANIDNAISAVATARAEYGSLQNRLEATITNLQVTSENLTAAESRIRDADIAYETSVFTKNQILVQTGISVLAQANTLPQQALALLQR
- a CDS encoding flagellar protein FlaG, giving the protein MITQAVGKADLLALLHREPRSDRALMKEADSSRKTTLPSRTETENFFHRIDGWRGELSVAVRTVEDMLKSAGLQVKLLVDEKTDQVVVKVIKESGEVIRQFPPEEILELARYLSEERMDQPDKGVLLEERA